From the genome of Phaenicophaeus curvirostris isolate KB17595 chromosome 6, BPBGC_Pcur_1.0, whole genome shotgun sequence, one region includes:
- the CCK gene encoding cholecystokinin: MYGGICICMFLVVLSASSFGQQTVGSENGNPLAAELEQSLTEHHRYVRAPSSAGSLKSVPRLDGSIDQRANIGALLAKYLQQARKGPTGRLSVMGNRVQSIDPTHRINDRDYMGWMDFGRRSAEEYEYSS; the protein is encoded by the exons ATGTACGGCGGTATATGCATATGCATGTTCCTTGTTGTGCTCTCAGCAAGCTCTTTCGGACAGCAGACTGTGGGCTCAGAGAATGGGAATCCACTGGCTGCTGAGCTTGAGCAGAGCTTGACAGAACATCACCGGTACGTCCGTGCCCCTTCGTCTGCCGGCTCGCTGAAATCTGTGCCGCGCCTGGATGGAAGCATTGACCAGAGAGCTAACATCGGTGCTTTATTGGCCAAGTATCTCCAGCAAGCCAGAAAAG GTCCCACTGGAAGGCTCTCAGTCATGGGAAACAGGGTACAGAGCATTGATCCTACGCACAGAATAAATGACAGAGACTACATGGGCTGGATGGATTTTGGACGCCGCAGTGCTGAAGAATATGAATACTCTTCCTAA